From one Drosophila subpulchrella strain 33 F10 #4 breed RU33 chromosome 3L, RU_Dsub_v1.1 Primary Assembly, whole genome shotgun sequence genomic stretch:
- the LOC119555670 gene encoding protein disabled isoform X3, whose product MQTLRKKTSPCKYRNDPGRFFGDGVQFKAKLIGILEVGEARGDRMCQEALQDLKMAIRAAGEHKQRITIHVTIDGLRLRDEKTGDSLYHHPVHKISFIAQDMTDSRAFGYIFGSPDSGHRFFGIKTDKAASQVVLAMRDLFQVVFELKKKEIEMARQQIQGKSLHDHASQLASLSSLKSAGLGGMGLGHSDLASGGISSSHALTLLGSSLGTSNGTSRLGVNLDVAKASGSAAKEISPESVADLVDLEQELTSLQRGISQMERITPNEPTTMTSSGGGGSGAAGHPSLAKSASEDDPFGDSFIYVPSYSILPPPPDSGRNRHKPLPNKNAETVASLDAMLSPPPGASSSQSPATAGFQAADNDDDNWLQELDQQNDVFDTTKVVASSGLGSVLAMAPLASSESTATPTQQLTEVATGSGPLADLDIGLGSTSGNEDLASAILSLDAFTDLDPLGTGRTRPYVDKKYFFQELKNPPKKLLKELSSGSPAGLGLGLSLGQSDGLFPEESTTISTTTTATNITAGNPLQNSANTLTTTTASTAASLGQLLSTVAPSPDSLPVNIPTSTSISHSITPSAELKLLLGHVTNPPNPTGHYYTTEPPTLSSLEDPHPPADPVLLPRDTDPFSPTRKKSDPDPFQEGDLFAKLDAFEFEAPPAVPAPSIPNLVAESKANVFNGPLQVQLPPEKELQLQQPPSSVRNRPTASVSALPSGGGALDVISSISNKKMPHLFGQARSFGKSGSDIGSSVNMRRLQESDSLSETEAAPEPPPRPDSTPYSEPPPLPPKKQFSDLVIRPSSTNPTPPPTAGRYEYLNSSVTARRTMSSVDAPPIPLPSRRVGRSDGCFPGPGRPRKPGHTEDDYLAPLGAPPPLLPPPSQGSSARARPQRQGSLGRPQDIYENKAEILQAQAQAQAQAQAQEVSSTTLAPDITLTQLLTLGMDDLAVKLNVPASKLSTMTLVQLTSYLSEYLSSEKSQVHSQERRHSPANPAPAPASTAAVFKVNFDQQTSFVAKFDDTFGEDELVMPSGSLDSTFVANFANFNEAPTPVPISAVSPVVATVPSADRYAVFREIIDQELQQQQQETDLMGDLTPPPVDETLAKEIPEGLELNNAGAELPIDALEVKPAPKIDTKITEVVAQAKDRYAALRDIILVENLFDKPAIATATQPEKEKDLLQDFPEFSDEFNEDHDLRQIMDHQDVPTHSRDRHGLVDSRGFPTEPSSSALTVGDDDEDEDADAGGESSLDSNEKDAEPVSGQDQYEKLSTSTQQLDAAAPVLEDVQQQSLPPKQDQKFLSVLTAPGGGTKDDIEIDELMHRAISNLSLDSRDRISPVTSSAAPSRGAPGLHTPSQFNDVSTSPIPLQKPVMGPSPVPSQLSAVSQLIDTATKQMMGDKEREKQSWATFDSPKAKGKARLTLPPPPPPASNTSQPDTVESPCSSDPRDDGWSKQQRRWAKKERQQTSSSSRDLSPWDDETPEYLKRRQLAAAQMAHPHQPQMPPQPQHTDRHGYYMRHARRMNSCDEDYDYDAEFMARRDQQQQQQQQRKFKHGLSRSRDNFDLESPSWYHHPAHHTWSPQEIEQARARSFERAAYERSSYGPPPPIYDKRGQLRNKYRGDHRDRDRDREREYRDYARPSYDFDYENVYEERGGRSPMAYKPGRGGGDYLYDRERDRDRERERKSFDRESLESYESATRRRRSFGSGNDVYGSLDSRDDYRGERERDRERDREQMKTRSLRKPTTTSGKLRISGDIDYEQDSEQDFQQRSGVRSLQRPSQLGGDVVLPSNAVVGPQRLRKSSGSSPWDGEEPALPGQKSWKRPASAAETERRLAESRRAAALGQTPSDGEKERRFRKKTRARSAKDLATVGAPSAGTSAPSRSGYGRGIRDNYDYMCPGQRNDDDDDDDEDYVDDEPPTDEDKFERLNRRRHEMHQRMLESERRQMERHQPPSLAKLPGQNRTRGVVVNSDYGFVDSYEQTPTPTPRSNASSTGPGGLMMSGGESSAGVTSSKFNFDDGFESDFNQSSPPPAPAGTASSCNSTPAGPVSANANNGGSKSLFRFSNDFSDREKREQFEMDTPPTSTPPITQKLRFDDNVKVSQFDDAAFEDDFAKASFDFEKEQAGPGPQGAGGSGAMSRKQNMRTSKLQQRQELIKKSESVNIFAKKQEDPFEDDEFFKSPEQEQATDQHNDDAETGKFQWSEDANFAKFDENM is encoded by the exons ATCGCAATGATCCGGGACGCTTTTTCGGCGATGGCGTTCAGTTCAAGGCAAAGCTCATCGGCATTCTGGAGGTGGGCGAGGCCCGTGGCGATCGGATGTGCCAGGAGGCGCTGCAGGATCTCAAGATGGCCATCCGGGCGGCTGGGGAGCACAAGCAGCGGATAACAATCCATGTGACCATCGACGGGCTGCGCCTGAGGGATGAGAAGACGGGCGACTCGCTGTACCATCATCCGGTGCACAAGATATCCTTCATTGCGCAGGATATGACGGACTCGAGGGCCTTTGGCTATATCTTCGGATCGCCGGACAGTGGCCATCGGTTCTTCGGCATCAAGACGGACAAGGCGGCCAGCCAGGTGGTGCTGGCCATGCGCGATCTCTTCCAGGTGGTCTTCGAGCTGAAGAAGAAGGAGATCGAGATGGCGCGCCAGCAGATCCAGGGCAAATCCCTGCACGACCACGCCAGCCAGCTGGCCTCCCTGTCGTCGCTGAAGTCCGCCGGTCTGGGCGGGATGGGTCTGGGTCATTCGGATTTGGCTAGCGGAGGCATCTCCTCCAGCCATGCCCTCACCCTGCTGGGCAGTAGTCTAGGCACCTCGAACGGAACGAGCAGGTTGGGTGTGAATCTAGACGTGGCCAAGGCATCGGGTTCGGCGGCCAAAGAG ATCTCTCCCGAATCCGTGGCCGATCTGGTGGACCTTGAGCAGGAGCTTACCTCACTGCAGCGGGGAATCAGTCAGATGGAACGGATCACGCCCAATGAACCCACCACTATGACCTCCAGTGGTGGTGGCGGCAGTGGTGCTGCTGGCCATCCCTCTTTGGCCAAGTCCGCCAGCGAGGATGATCCATTCGGAGACTCGTTCATCTATGTGCCCTCCTACAGCATCCTGCCACCGCCACCAGATTCGGGACGCAACAGGCACAAACCGCTGCCCAACAAAAATGCCGAGACGGTGGCCAGTCTGGATGCCATGCTTTCGCCGCCTCCTGGTGCTAGTAGCTCGCAGTCTCCGGCAACAGCAGGATTTCAGGCTGCGGATAACGACGATGACAACTGGCTGCAGGAACTGGACCAACAGAACGATGTCTTCGATACTACCAAAGTGGTGGCCAGCAGTGGATTGGGTTCGGTTTTGGCAATGGCTCCGTTGGCCTCCAGCGAAtccactgccacgcccacacaaCAACTCACGGAAGTCGCTACAGGATCAGGACCACTGGCTGATTTGGATATTGGTTTGGGCTCGACATCTGGAAATGAGGATCTGGCCTCGGCCATCTTGTCTTTGG ATGCGTTCACGGATCTGGATCCGCTGGGCACGGGACGCACCAGGCCGTATGTCGATAAGAAATACTTCTTCCAAGAGCTAAAAAATCCGCCGAAGAAGCTGCTCAAGGAGCTCAGCTCCGGCAGCCCGGCGGGTCTTGGCTTGGGTCTCTCCCTGGGCCAATCGGATGGCCTCTTTCCGGAGGAAAGCACCACCATCTCCACAACCACCACAGCTACTAACATCACCGCAG GAAATCCGCTCCAGAACTCGGCTAACACACtaaccaccaccaccgctaGCACCGCCGCCAGTCTGGGCCAGCTACTGTCCACGGTTGCTCCCAGTCCAGATTCCCTGCCCGTTAACATacccacatccacatccatttCCCACTCGATCACCCCGAGCGCTGAGCTGAAACTGTTGCTTGGCCATGTCACTAATCCGCCTAATCCCACCGGCCACTATTATACCACAGAACCGCCCACGCTGTCCTCGCTGGAGGATCCCCATCCGCCGGCGGACCCTGTACTGCTGCCCAGGGATACGGATCCGTTCTCGCCCACGCGCAAAAAGAGCGATCCAGATCCGTTTCAAGAGGGCGATCTCTTTGCCAAATTGGATGCCTTCGAGTTCGAGGCTCCGCCGGCGGTTCCAGCTCCCTCGATCCCAAATTTGGTGGCGGAATCAAAAGCGAATGTATTCAATGGACCACTGCAGGTGCAATTGCCACCGGAGAAGGAATTGCAGCTTCAACAGCCTCCGAGTTCGGTAAGGAATCGTCCCACGGCCTCTGTTTCTGCGCTGCCAAGTGGCGGAGGAGCCCTGGATGTGATCTCCAGTATAAGCAACAAGAAGATGCCCCATCTCTTTGGCCAGGCCAGATCATTTGGCAAGTCAGGTTCGGATATTGGGTCTAGTGTCAATATGCGACGTTTGCAGGAGAGTGATTCGCTCAGTGAAACAGAGGCTGCACCCGAGCCACCGCCACGTCCAGATTCGACTCCATACTCGGAaccgccgccgctgccgcccAAAAAGCAGTTCAGCGACCTGGTCATCCGACCGTCATCTACAAATCCCACTCCACCGCCAACAGCTGGAAGGTATGAGTACTTGAACAGTAGTGTAACGGCGAGGAGGACCATGTCATCTGTTGATGCACCACCCATTCCATTGCCATCGCGTCGCGTGGGTCGCTCTGATGGCTGTTTTCCGGGACCGGGAAGGCCAAGGAAACCAGGACACACCGAGGATGACTATCTGGCACCGCTGGGAGCTCCACCCCCACTGCTGCCGCCTCCCAGTCAGGGATCTTCGGCTCGGGCGAGACCACAACGGCAGGGTTCGCTGGGCAGACCACAGGATATCTACGAGAACAAGGCGGAGATTCTACAGGCCCAAGCTCAGGCGCAGGCTCAAGCCCAAGCGCAGGAAGTATCATCCACTACCCTGGCACCCGACATCACCCTAACCCAACTGTTGACCCTGGGCATGGATGACTTGGCTGTTAAACTAAACGTTCCGGCCAGCAAGCTGAGCACCATGACCCTAGTTCAGTTGACCTCCTATCTCTCCGAGTATTTGTCCAGCGAAAAGAGTCAAGTTCACAGTCAGGAGAGGAGACATTCTCCAGCCAATCCAGCTCCAGCCCCAGCATCCACGGCGGCCGTGTTTAAGGTGAACTTCGATCAGCAGACGTCCTTTGTGGCCAAGTTCGATGACACCTTCGGCGAGGATGAACTGGTGATGCCTTCGGGCTCCTTGGATTCCACCTTTGTGGCCAACTTTGCCAACTTCAATGAGGCTCCCACTCCGGTGCCCATATCAGCTGTGTCGCCAGTGGTTGCCACAGTGCCATCAGCGGATCGGTACGCCGTTTTTCGCGAGATCATCGATCAggagctgcagcagcaacagcaggaaACGGATCTTATGGGCGACTTGACTCCTCCGCCAGTAGATGAGACGCTGGCCAAGGAAATCCCAGAGGGCTTGGAGCTGAACAATGCTGGTGCAGAGCTACCAATTGATGCCTTGGAGGTCAAGCCTGCGCCCAAGATCGACACTAAGATCACCGAGGTGGTGGCCCAGGCCAAGGATCGTTATGCAGCTCTAAGAGATATTATCCTGGTGGAGAATCTTTTCGATAAACCAGCGATTGCAACCGCAACGCAGCCGGAGAAGGAAAAGGATCTGTTGCAGGACTTTCCCGAGTTTAGCGATGAGTTTAACGAAGACCATGATCTCCGCCAGATAATGGATCATCAGGACGTGCCAACGCATTCCAGGGATCGCCATGGCTTGGTCGACAGCAGAGGCTTCCCAACCGAGCCTTCATCATCCGCTTTGACGGTGGGCGATGATGACGAGGATGAAGACGCCGATGCAGGTGGTGAGAGCAGTCTGGATAGCAATGAAAAGGATGCGGAACCAGTCAGCGGGCAGGATCAGTACGAAAAGCTCTCCACTTCTACACAGCAACTGGATGCCGCTGCTCCGGTTCTGGAGGATGTGCAGCAGCAATCTCTGCCACCCAAGCAGGATCAGAAATTCCTCTCCGTACTCACAGCACCCGGTGGAGGAACCAAAGATGACATCGAGATCGATGAGCTCATGCATAGGGCCATTTCGAATCTTTCCCTGGACTCAAGGGATCGAATTTCGCCGGTCACTTCTTCGGCAGCACCATCAAGAGGAGCTCCTGGCTTACATACGCCCTCGCAATTCAATGATGTCAGCACTTCGCCCATTCCACTCCAGAAACCAGTGATGGGCCCATCGCCAGTGCCCTCACAGCTGTCGGCTGTCTCCCAACTCATCGATACGGCAACCAAACAGATGATGGGTGACAAGGAGCGGGAGAAGCAATCCTGGGCCACGTTCGATTCTCCGAAGGCAAAGGGCAAGGCCAGGTTGACGCTTCCGCCACCGCCACCTCCTGCCTCCAACACTTCGCAGCCGGATACAGTGGAATCGCCTTGCAGTTCAGATCCCCGGGATGATGGATGGTCGAAGCAACAGCGTCGCTGGGCCAAGAAGgaacgccagcagacatcctCATCCTCCCGAGATCTGAGTCCCTGGGATGATGAGACACCAGAGTATCTGAAGCGTCGACAGTTGGCCGCCGCCCAAATGGCACATCCTCACCAGCCGCAAATGCCACCACAGCCACAGCATACAGATCGGCATGGCTACTATATGCGACACGCCAGGAGGATGAACTCTTGTGACGAGGACTACGA ctACGATGCGGAGTTCATGGCTCGCCGggatcagcagcagcagcaacagcagcagcggaAGTTCAAACACGGTCTCTCCCGCAGTCGGGATAATTTCGATCTGG AATCCCCAAGCTGGTACCATCATCCGGCGCATCACACCTGGTCGCCGCAGGAGATCGAACAGGCACGGGCCAGATCCTTTGAGCGTGCAGCCTACGAGCGATCCAGCTATGGGCCACCACCGCCCATCTACGACAAACGTGGCCAACTGAGGAATAAATATCGCGGCGATCACAGGGATAGGGATAGAGATCGCGAGAGGGAGTACCGAGACTACGCTCGTCCCAGCTACGATTTCGACTATGAGAATGTCTACGAGGAGCGTGGAGGACGTTCGCCAATGGCCTATAAGCCAGGAAGGGGTGGAGGTGATTATTTGTACGATAGAGAAAGGGACAGAGATCGGGAGCGTGAACGTAAATCCTTCGATCGTGAGAGTCTGGAATCTTACGAGAGTGCCACACGGCGTCGGCGCAGTTTCGGCAGCGGAAACGATGTCTATGGCAGCCTAGACAGTCGCGATGACTACCGTGGCGAAAGGGAGCGAGATCGTGAACGTGATCGCGAGCAGATGAAGACCCGTTCTCTAAGGAAGCCCACAACCACATCGGGAAAGCTGAGGATCAGTGGCGACATAGACTACGAGCAAGACTCGGAGCAGGACTTCCAGCAGCGATCGGGTGTGCGCAGTCTGCAGCGTCCCAGTCAACTAGGTGGTGATGTGGTGTTGCCGTCCAATGCGGTGGTGGGTCCACAGCGATTGCGTAAAAGCAGCGGCTCCAGTCCCTGGGATGGCGAGG AGCCCGCCTTGCCAGGCCAGAAATCTTGGAAGCGTCCAGCTAGTGCCGCTGAAACCGAAAGACGTCTGGCGGAGAGTCGAAGGGCGGCAGCCTTGGGTCAAACTCCCTCGGATGGCGAAAAAGAACGAAG ATTCCGCAAGAAGACCCGCGCCCGCAGTGCCAAGGATTTAGCCACAGTGGGTGCTCCCAGCGCAGGCACATCCGCACCCTCCAGATCAGGCTATGGGCGTGGCATTCGGGACAATTACGACTACATGTGTCCTGGCCAGCGTAACGAtgacgacgatgatgatgatgaggacTATGTGGATGATGAACCGCCAACAGATGAGGATAAATTCGAGAGATTGAACCGGCGCCGCCATGAGATGCACCAGCGCATGTTGGAGTCCGAACGGCGGCAGATGGAGCGCCATCAGCCTCCATCGCTGGCGAAGCTTCCTGGCCAGAATCGCACCCGTGGCGTGGTGGTAAACAGTGATTATGGCTTCGTGGACAGCTATGAGCAGACTCCAACGCCCACGCCACGTTCGAATGCCAGCAGCACCGGACCCGGTGGCCTGATGATGAGTGGCGGTGAATCCTCCGCTGGCGTAACCAGTTCCAAGTTTAATTTCGACGATGGATTCGAGTCGGATTTCAATCAGAGCTCACCGCCGCCGGCGCCAGCAGGAACCGCGTCCAGTTGCAATTCTACGCCTGCGGGCCCAGTTTCCGCGAATGCCAACAACGGTGGATCGAAGAGCCTGTTCCGCTTCTCCAATGATTTCTCGGATCGCGAGAAACGGGAGCAGTTCGAGATGGACACACCACCGACCTCAACGCCACCAATTACCCAGAAACTGCGATTCGATGATAATGTTAAGGTCTCCCAGTTCGATGATGCTGCCTTTGAAGATGATTTCGCTAAGGCATCATTTGATTTCGAAAAGGAACAAGCGGGACCTGGACCGCAAGGAGCTGGAGGTTCGGGTGCTATGAGCAGGAAACAGAATATGCGAACCAGCAAGCTGCAGCAACGGCAAGAGCTAATCAAGAAATCCGAGTCGGTGAACATATTTGCCAAAAAGCAGGAGGACCCCTTTGAGGACGACGAGTTCTTCAAATCACCGGAACAGGAGCAGGCGACGGATCAGCACAACGACGATGCGGAGACCGGCAAGTTCCAGTGGAGCGAAGACGCGAACTTTGCCAAGTTCGATGAAAATATGTGA